The genomic interval ATGATATGATGGAGGCACTTGAAGAACTTGAAGAATTGATTGCAACGAAGCAGCTTTTCGCGCCAAGTATTGACGTTCCGCCGACATTTAGCCAAGAACCGTTGGTCAAATCGCTCTGCTTACATGTTGCACATGATTGTAATTTACGTTGTAAATATTGTTTTGCAGGTACGGGAGACTTCGGACATGACAGAAGTTTAATGAGCAAGGAAGTTGGCGAAAAGGCTGTAGATTTCATCATTGCAGGCAGCGGACAGAGAAAGCATTGTGAGATTGACTTCTTTGGCGGCGAGCCACTAATGAATATGCCAGTTGTGAAACATGTAGTCGAATATGTCCGTAAACGGGAAAAAGAGACAGGTAAAGAATTTAAATTGACACTTACTACAAATGGTGTATTGTTGAATGATAAAAATATTCAATATTTAAATGACAATCATATCAGTGTAGTTCTTAGCTTGGACGGACGGAAAGAAGTACATGACCGCATGCGCCCCAATGTTGCAGGAAAAGGCAGTTATGATAATGTCTTAGCAAATTTTAGAAAGCTGGTCGACGCACGCGGAGGAGAAAACTATTTCTTGCGCGGAACTTTTACCGCGTATAACCTTGATTTTACTGCCGATGTACTCGATATGGCTGACCAAGGGTTTAAACTTTTGTCGGTTGAACCGGTCGTTGCAAAGGAATGTGATTATGAAATTACCGAGGCGCATTTGCCGAAACTCTTTGAAGAATATGACAAATTGGCTGAGGCTTATATTCAGCGAAAATTAACGGACAATGGATTTGAATTCTTCCATTTCAATATGGACATCAATAATGGACCATGCGTGGCGAAACGTCTTAGCGGTTGTGGAGCTGGTCACGAGTATTTTGCAGTAGCACCAAATGGGGATTTATATCCTTGTCATCAATTTGTCGGGCGTGATAAATATTTGCTAGGCAATCTTTTTGATGGTGTTACAAATCAAGAAATGCCGCAGCATTTTCGTCAGGCACATGTGTTAAATAAACCTGAGTGCAGCAAATGCTGGGCGAGGTTCTATTGTAGCGGCGGCTGTCATGCAAATGCCGATTTATTTCATGATGATATAAAAATTCCTTATGAAATTGGTTGTAAACTGCAGCAAAAGCGTATGGAATGTGCAATTATGATTCAAGCAAAATTTGCAATGCTTGCAAATTGATCTACTCGTAAATTAGCGATGGGAAGAATGCTTTTGTATAAGTAAAAGCATTCTGGTTAAAAATAAATAAATGATAAAAATCCTGTTTTGTTTCATACAAAGCAGGATTTTTTTGTATGAGTCAGAACATTACAAGCAGTAGATAAATTCCAATAAGATACAACATTAGAATTATATATCATATAATTAAGAAAAATTATAGAATCGTATTGACAATCGATACTCTATGCGTTAATATATCTGTGGGATATAAAATGAACCAGTGGGGTAAAAAATAACCCAGAGGACAATGGCTGTGAAAGAAATCGATAAAATTATAAAATTGCAAAAAAAAATCGCACCTGAACTAGTAAATCTTATTGAGGAACGTTATAAGATATTAAAACACATTCGTTATAATCAGCCAATTGGCAGAAGAGCACTGGCAACGCAATTGGAGCTGAGTGAGTGCAGTATTCGCAATGGTGTTAAAGTATTAAAAAATGCAGGACTTCTGCAATTGTCTGGATTGGGCATGTCAGTGACCGATGAAGGGCAAGCGATGGTCAGCTCTTTAACCGAGTATGTGGATGCGTTGAATGGATTGGCTAAATTAGAAATCTATCTGGCAAATGAACTTGGTGTAAACGAAGTGAAAATTGTGCCGGGGGACAGCGAAGCTGATCGGTGTGTGTTTTTGGAATTGGGACGAGTGGCAGCGCGTATATTAGTTGATGTTTTATCAGATAATATGGTCATTGCCGTAAGCGGCGGATCTACAATGGCTGCAGTAGCAGAGGCTGTAGATGTAGCTATGGCAGGAACCTTAGTTGTTCCGACACGTGGCGGTCTTGGCGAAAAAGTTGAGCGTCAAGCCAATCATGTCGCGTCTGTTATGGCAGGAAATTTGGGTGGAGAATATAGACTTTTACATATTCCTGAAATTTTAAACGATGAAGCGTTAGAGGCGATTAAAGCAACCGATAGTACAGTCGCTGAAATAGAGCAATTGATAAAAAATGCAGATGTTTTGGTGCATGGAATCGGCAGAGCTGATGTAATGGTCAGCAGACGCAATCATATGCCAAAAATAGCAGAAAAGATTTGCAAACTTGGTGTTGGAGAAACACTTGGTCATTATTTTGATTTAGAAGGTAAGTGTATTTACACGTACTGTAGCAATGGTTTTCGTCTGAATGATCTGGTAGGAGTTGGTAGAGAAATTGCGGTAGCCGGCGGCAAACATAAAGCCGAGGCTATTCTTGCAGTAACTAGGGCAGGCAGTAAGGATGTTTTGGTTATTGATGAAGCCGCTGCTAGGTCTATTCAGTCAATAATAAAATCTGAGAAATCTCAGAAAACATTTTAAAATTTTTTAGGGGGTATTTCACAATGGCAGTAAAAGTAGCGATCAATGGTTTTGGACGTATTGGACGTCTTGCGTTTAGACAAATGTTCGGGGCAGAAGGATATGAAGTTGTAGCAATCAACGACTTAACAAGTCCTAAAATGCTTGCACATCTATTGAAATATGATTCTTCACAAGGCAGATATGCTTTAGCAGAAAAAGTAACAGCTGGTGAAGATTCTATTACTGTTGATGGTAAAAAAATCACGATTTATGCAAAAGCTAACGCAGCTGAATTACCTTGGGGCGAACTTAATGTAGACGTAGTACTTGAATGTACTGGTTTCTACACTTCCAAAGAAAAAGCTTCTGCACATATCAAAGCAGGTGCTAAAAAAGTTGTTATCTCTGCTCCAGCAGGCAACGACCTTCCTACAGTTGTATATAATGTTAACCATAATGTATTAAAAGCTAGCGATACAGTTATTTCTGCAGCTTCTTGTACTACAAACTGCTTAGCTCCTATGGCGCAAGCACTTCATAAATTAGCTGCTATTAAAAGCGGTATTATGAGCACAATTCATGCTTATACTGGTGACCAAATGACTTTAGACGGCCCTCAAAGAAACGGTGACTTAAGAAGATCCCGTGCTGCAGCAGTTAATATCGTTCCTAACTCCACTGGTGCTGCCAAAGCAATCGGTTTAGTTATTCCTGAATTATTAGGTAAATTAATCGGTTCTGCACAACGTGTTCCAGTTCCAACTGGTTCAACTACAATCTTGATTGCAGTTGTTGATGGTAAAGTTACAGTAGATGAAGTAAATGCAGCAATGAAAGCAGCGGCTACTGAATCTTTCGGTTACACTGAAGAACAATTAGTTTCCAGTGATATCGTTGGCATCAGATACGGTTCATTATTCGATGCTACACAAACAATGGTATCAGAACTTGATAATGGTACTACACAAGTGCAAGTTGTTTCTTGGTATGACAATGAAAACAGCTATACAAGCCAAATGGTTCGCACAATTAAATATTTTGCAGAACTTAAATAGTTTTTTGTGATCTTAAGGGTCCGGCCTTGTTTGGGCCGGGCCATTTTTAAATTTAAAGGAGGCTTATTACATTGAATAAAAAGAGTATAAAAGATATAGATGTAAATGGAAAAAAAGTTTTTGTCCGCGTAGATTATAACGTACCAATGGATGAAGAATTAAATATTACCAATGATACTAGAATCAGAGCTACACTACCTACTTTAAATTACTTATTAGAACATAATGCAGCACTTGTGCTTGCTTGTCATCTTGGACGTCCAAAAGGAGAACGGGTGGCAAAATTTTCTGTTCAGCCAGTGGCAAAGCGTTTAGCTGAATTAATTGGTAAAGAAGTGAAATTTGCACCTGATTGTGTTGGCGCAGAAGCGGAAAAAATGGCAGCTGATTTAAAACCAGGTCAAATTCTTTTGTTAGAAAATCTTCGTTATCATAAAGAAGAAGAAAAAAATGATCCTGCTTTTGCAAAACAATTGGCAGCACTTGCAGATGTGGCTGTGAATGACGCATTTGGTGTTTCTCATCGTGCACATGCTTCCGTTGAAGGCATTACGAAATACATTGAAACTGTTGCAGGATTTTTAATGGAAAAAGAAATTCAATTTGTTGGGCAAACCGTTGCAAATCCAGAACGTCCTTTTGTTGCAATTATTGGTGGAGCAAAGGTTTCTGATAAGATCGGTGTCATTTCTAATTTAATTGAAAAAGTAGATACATTGATCATCGGTGGCGGTATGGCGCATACGTTTGATGCTGCAAAAGGCTATGAAATCGGTAAGTCTATTTGCGAACCGGATAAATATGAATTGGCATTAGATTTATTAAGACAAGCTGAAGCAAAAGGCGTAAAAGTGGTATTGCCAGTTGATCTTGTAATCGCTGACAAATTTGCTCCAGATGCAAATACTAAAATCGTTGATGTAGATAAAGTGGATCCAGCATGGGAAGCTTTAGACAGCGGTCCTAAGACTTCTGCGCTTTATGCTGAAGCTTTAAAAGATGCAAAAACAGTTGTTTGGAATGGACCTATGGGTGTTTTTGAGATGGATGCCTTTGCAAAAGGAACAGAAGCAGTTGCGCAAGCAGTTGCAGATTCTTCGGCAGTTAGTATCGTTGGCGGCGGTGATTCTATCGCAGCACTTAAAAAGACTGGACTTTCTGATAAAATTACACATATTTCAACTGGCGGCGGCGCAACATTAGAGTTCTTGGAAGGTAAAGTTTTACCGGGAATTGCAGCACTTGCTGATAAGTAATGAATGATTTACTGCGGCGGTGCTAATGCGCACGTCCGCAATGAATCTAAAGAATATAAATGCAGGTTGTTTTTCATAATTTTAAAAATAAAATGTTTAGGGGGATTTTAAATTATGCGTACACCTATTATTGCGGGTAACTGGAAAATGCACAACACAATGGCAGCTGGTACTGCTTTGGTTAAAGAATTGTCAGCTTTAGTAAAAGATGCGAAGAATGTTGAAGTTGTTGTTTGTCCTACGTTTACTGCTCTTTCCGCTGTAAAAGAAGCAGCGAAAGGTACGAATATCCATGTAGGAGCACAAAATATTCATTGGGAAGAAAAAGGTGCTTTTACTGGTGAAATTTCGGCAGAAATGTTGAAAGAAATCGGTGTAGAGTATGCGATTATTGGTCACTCTGAACGTCGTGAATATTTCGGCGAAACAGACGAAACTGTAAATAAAAGAACAAAAGCAGCACTTGCGGCTGGCATCATTCCAATTGTTTGCTGTGGTGAATCTTTGGAAACTCGTGAAGCTGGTACAACAAATGATTTTGTCGGTGGGCAAATTAAAGCGGATTTAGCTGGATTAACGGCAGATCAAGTTGCTGGTCTTGTTATCGCTTACGAACCAATTTGGGCGATTGGCACTGGTAAAACAGCGACTTCTGATCAAGCAAATGAAGTTTGTAAATTCATTCGTGAAACGATTGCCGGTATTTTTGGCAAAGAAGCAGCTGAAAAAGTGCGGATTCAATATGGCGGCAGTGTAAAACCTTCTACGATTTCTGAGCTTATGGGTAAGAGTGATGTGGATGGCGCTTTAGTTGGCGGTGCTTCCCTTAAAGCTGGAGATTTCAGTCAAATTGTAAAATTTTAATTTAGGTGGATGAAATAGAATGGAAAAATTAACTGCACCTGTAGCATTAGTTATTTTAGATGGTTGGGGTGTTGGGGATTCAAACGATTCTAATAATGCAATTGCCATTGCAAAGACACCCGTCATGGATAGTTTGATGAAAAAATATCCAAATACAACCTTAAAGTGTTCTGGAGAAGCGGTTGGACTACCAGATGGACAAATGGGAAATTCGGAAGTTGGGCATTTGAATATCGGAGCTGGACGAATTGTTTATCAGGAGCTCACTCGCATTACGAAGGCAATTCGAGATGGTGAATTCTTTAATAATCCAGTCCTTTTAGATGTGATTGAAAAGGTAAAGAAACAGAATAGTGCCCTGCATTTGATGGGCTTAGTATCTGATGGCGGTGTACACAGCCATAACACGCACTTATATGCGTTGTTAGAATTAGCA from Massilibacillus massiliensis carries:
- the gap gene encoding type I glyceraldehyde-3-phosphate dehydrogenase, translated to MAVKVAINGFGRIGRLAFRQMFGAEGYEVVAINDLTSPKMLAHLLKYDSSQGRYALAEKVTAGEDSITVDGKKITIYAKANAAELPWGELNVDVVLECTGFYTSKEKASAHIKAGAKKVVISAPAGNDLPTVVYNVNHNVLKASDTVISAASCTTNCLAPMAQALHKLAAIKSGIMSTIHAYTGDQMTLDGPQRNGDLRRSRAAAVNIVPNSTGAAKAIGLVIPELLGKLIGSAQRVPVPTGSTTILIAVVDGKVTVDEVNAAMKAAATESFGYTEEQLVSSDIVGIRYGSLFDATQTMVSELDNGTTQVQVVSWYDNENSYTSQMVRTIKYFAELK
- a CDS encoding phosphoglycerate kinase, yielding MNKKSIKDIDVNGKKVFVRVDYNVPMDEELNITNDTRIRATLPTLNYLLEHNAALVLACHLGRPKGERVAKFSVQPVAKRLAELIGKEVKFAPDCVGAEAEKMAADLKPGQILLLENLRYHKEEEKNDPAFAKQLAALADVAVNDAFGVSHRAHASVEGITKYIETVAGFLMEKEIQFVGQTVANPERPFVAIIGGAKVSDKIGVISNLIEKVDTLIIGGGMAHTFDAAKGYEIGKSICEPDKYELALDLLRQAEAKGVKVVLPVDLVIADKFAPDANTKIVDVDKVDPAWEALDSGPKTSALYAEALKDAKTVVWNGPMGVFEMDAFAKGTEAVAQAVADSSAVSIVGGGDSIAALKKTGLSDKITHISTGGGATLEFLEGKVLPGIAALADK
- the tpiA gene encoding triose-phosphate isomerase, producing the protein MRTPIIAGNWKMHNTMAAGTALVKELSALVKDAKNVEVVVCPTFTALSAVKEAAKGTNIHVGAQNIHWEEKGAFTGEISAEMLKEIGVEYAIIGHSERREYFGETDETVNKRTKAALAAGIIPIVCCGESLETREAGTTNDFVGGQIKADLAGLTADQVAGLVIAYEPIWAIGTGKTATSDQANEVCKFIRETIAGIFGKEAAEKVRIQYGGSVKPSTISELMGKSDVDGALVGGASLKAGDFSQIVKF
- the scfB gene encoding thioether cross-link-forming SCIFF peptide maturase, producing MQKIHKFYLNGMYIMLDINSGAVHVIDKMIYDLMDLYDGTNRAEVLAAYSSKYDKNDMMEALEELEELIATKQLFAPSIDVPPTFSQEPLVKSLCLHVAHDCNLRCKYCFAGTGDFGHDRSLMSKEVGEKAVDFIIAGSGQRKHCEIDFFGGEPLMNMPVVKHVVEYVRKREKETGKEFKLTLTTNGVLLNDKNIQYLNDNHISVVLSLDGRKEVHDRMRPNVAGKGSYDNVLANFRKLVDARGGENYFLRGTFTAYNLDFTADVLDMADQGFKLLSVEPVVAKECDYEITEAHLPKLFEEYDKLAEAYIQRKLTDNGFEFFHFNMDINNGPCVAKRLSGCGAGHEYFAVAPNGDLYPCHQFVGRDKYLLGNLFDGVTNQEMPQHFRQAHVLNKPECSKCWARFYCSGGCHANADLFHDDIKIPYEIGCKLQQKRMECAIMIQAKFAMLAN
- a CDS encoding sugar-binding transcriptional regulator; this encodes MKEIDKIIKLQKKIAPELVNLIEERYKILKHIRYNQPIGRRALATQLELSECSIRNGVKVLKNAGLLQLSGLGMSVTDEGQAMVSSLTEYVDALNGLAKLEIYLANELGVNEVKIVPGDSEADRCVFLELGRVAARILVDVLSDNMVIAVSGGSTMAAVAEAVDVAMAGTLVVPTRGGLGEKVERQANHVASVMAGNLGGEYRLLHIPEILNDEALEAIKATDSTVAEIEQLIKNADVLVHGIGRADVMVSRRNHMPKIAEKICKLGVGETLGHYFDLEGKCIYTYCSNGFRLNDLVGVGREIAVAGGKHKAEAILAVTRAGSKDVLVIDEAAARSIQSIIKSEKSQKTF